In one window of Bradyrhizobium diazoefficiens DNA:
- a CDS encoding dienelactone hydrolase family protein has translation MMLPVVISGNKVSLESFVIHPDRPGKFPLVVITHGMPHGFGEEFFTEILNRSPVDYSKAAVAFAQRGYAVVSIMRRGYGRSGGGFSESARQACDYLPAVRAASDDIIAAVASLRNEPWVDAEHIVLLGHSVGGLTVMGVAAQNIPGVVGAVNFDGGRNSFSAPNQPCSPDHLVDTVAALGRTARVPMLWLYAENDQFYGPDLARRMFAAYSAGGAPAQLHVLPPFEPNGHNTVILAPADTWFPAVDPFLEKLGLPAKTVIEAPLFAQLPIPPGAVAVCQESFAAYLANPDDAKAFAVSTGGHCGTGFGRTALEAREPALMKCKINSRGEDCSLYAVGQKLAGD, from the coding sequence ATGATGTTGCCTGTCGTGATCTCCGGCAACAAAGTGTCGCTGGAAAGCTTCGTCATTCATCCTGATCGCCCCGGCAAATTTCCTCTCGTCGTGATCACTCACGGAATGCCTCACGGCTTCGGCGAAGAATTCTTCACTGAAATCCTCAACCGCTCTCCGGTCGACTACAGCAAGGCGGCCGTCGCCTTCGCGCAGCGAGGATATGCCGTGGTCTCGATCATGCGTCGTGGCTATGGCCGATCCGGGGGAGGGTTCTCCGAGTCTGCGCGGCAGGCCTGCGACTATCTTCCGGCTGTGCGCGCTGCCAGCGACGATATCATTGCGGCGGTCGCTTCACTGCGCAATGAGCCCTGGGTCGACGCTGAGCATATTGTCTTGCTCGGTCATTCGGTTGGGGGGCTCACGGTGATGGGCGTCGCCGCACAGAACATACCGGGGGTCGTTGGCGCAGTGAACTTTGATGGCGGTCGGAATAGCTTCTCCGCACCCAACCAACCTTGCTCGCCTGATCATCTGGTCGATACAGTCGCCGCATTGGGGCGCACAGCCCGTGTCCCCATGCTTTGGCTCTATGCCGAGAACGATCAATTCTACGGTCCAGACTTGGCACGGCGCATGTTCGCGGCCTACAGCGCTGGCGGTGCGCCCGCGCAGTTGCACGTGCTGCCTCCGTTCGAACCGAACGGCCACAACACCGTGATACTCGCGCCGGCAGACACCTGGTTTCCGGCCGTCGACCCGTTTCTTGAAAAGTTAGGTCTTCCAGCCAAGACTGTCATAGAGGCGCCGTTGTTCGCGCAGCTGCCAATCCCGCCGGGGGCTGTCGCCGTGTGCCAGGAATCATTCGCGGCCTACCTCGCCAATCCCGACGATGCCAAAGCCTTCGCGGTGAGCACGGGCGGCCACTGCGGGACTGGATTTGGCCGCACAGCTCTCGAGGCGCGCGAGCCTGCCTTAATGAAATGCAAGATCAATTCGCGCGGCGAAGATTGCAGTCTTTACGCCGTCGGACAGAAGCTTGCGGGGGATTGA
- a CDS encoding tetratricopeptide repeat protein, with translation MRISRRTIVAFVLGATALAAPALAFDGAPVNPKDATIPVVTTLPGAAGVVRKSAPPAATQDTSLSALQYAAEGGHPIAQWKLGRMYANGDGVAQDDVRAFEYFTRIANAHADDSPSAPQAQIVANAFVALGRYYLSGIPNSKIKPDPDRAREMFSYAASYFGNADAQYDLARLYLKTPDASREDFRYGARWLGLAAQKGQHEAQALLGQMLFNGDRLPRQAARGLMWLTLARDSAGVDEIWIKENYNRALAKASDDDRAMCLQMLEQWVQGRRE, from the coding sequence ATGCGGATATCTAGGCGTACCATCGTTGCGTTTGTGTTGGGGGCTACCGCGCTGGCCGCGCCGGCGCTCGCCTTCGACGGGGCGCCGGTCAATCCCAAGGATGCGACCATCCCGGTGGTGACCACCTTGCCCGGTGCTGCGGGCGTAGTGCGCAAGTCCGCGCCGCCGGCGGCGACCCAGGATACCTCGCTGAGCGCCCTGCAATACGCCGCCGAGGGCGGTCACCCGATCGCGCAGTGGAAGCTCGGCCGCATGTACGCCAACGGCGACGGCGTGGCCCAGGACGACGTGCGCGCCTTCGAATATTTCACCCGGATCGCCAACGCGCATGCCGATGACAGCCCGTCGGCGCCGCAGGCGCAGATCGTGGCTAACGCCTTCGTTGCGCTTGGCCGCTACTATCTGAGTGGCATTCCGAACTCGAAGATCAAACCTGATCCGGATCGGGCGCGGGAGATGTTCTCCTATGCGGCGTCCTATTTCGGCAACGCCGATGCGCAATACGATCTCGCCCGGCTCTATCTGAAGACGCCGGACGCCTCGCGCGAGGATTTCCGCTATGGCGCGCGCTGGCTCGGTCTGGCCGCCCAGAAGGGCCAGCACGAGGCCCAGGCGCTGCTCGGACAGATGCTGTTCAACGGCGACCGCCTGCCGCGGCAGGCCGCGCGCGGCCTGATGTGGCTGACGCTCGCGCGTGACAGCGCCGGCGTCGACGAGATCTGGATCAAGGAAAACTACAACCGCGCCTTGGCCAAGGCTTCCGACGACGACCGCGCCATGTGCCTGCAAATGCTGGAACAGTGGGTGCAGGGGCGCCGCGAATAG
- a CDS encoding CbtA family protein has protein sequence MSTFRAIVFASVIAGFIVGLIVTVVQQFGTVPLILKAEVFEKAAEAHQHDVPATAQPTAAGHDHADHDHAGHDHGAGDHDHGAGAWEPRDGFERNAYTAAANILTAIGFALLLAGFFAVRSGATGGSVSWHEGLLWGLAGFAVFTLAPGLGLPPELPGVPAAPLLSRQIWWLAAVLATAGGLALMVFRRSVPAAIAGVILLTLPHLIGAPELANIETNVPSSLTHQFVTAVTVTSLVFWTLLGGLTSMVFARFDRGADQRG, from the coding sequence ATGAGCACGTTTCGCGCGATCGTCTTCGCGTCGGTCATTGCCGGTTTCATCGTCGGTCTCATCGTCACTGTCGTCCAGCAGTTCGGCACCGTCCCCCTGATCCTGAAGGCGGAAGTCTTCGAGAAGGCGGCGGAAGCACATCAGCATGACGTTCCAGCCACCGCGCAACCGACGGCTGCCGGGCATGATCACGCAGACCATGATCATGCCGGTCACGACCATGGCGCCGGCGACCACGACCATGGCGCCGGGGCGTGGGAGCCGCGCGACGGGTTCGAACGCAACGCCTACACCGCCGCTGCCAACATCCTGACCGCGATCGGCTTCGCGCTGCTCCTGGCCGGCTTCTTCGCCGTGCGCAGCGGTGCCACCGGCGGCAGCGTCTCCTGGCACGAAGGCCTGCTGTGGGGCTTGGCGGGCTTTGCCGTCTTCACGCTTGCGCCCGGCCTCGGCCTGCCGCCCGAGCTGCCCGGCGTGCCTGCCGCGCCGTTGCTGTCGCGGCAGATCTGGTGGCTGGCCGCCGTGCTGGCGACGGCCGGAGGGCTTGCCTTGATGGTCTTCCGCCGCTCGGTGCCGGCGGCGATCGCCGGCGTGATCCTGCTGACCCTGCCGCATCTGATCGGCGCACCCGAACTCGCCAACATCGAGACCAACGTGCCGTCGTCACTGACGCATCAGTTCGTCACCGCCGTGACGGTGACGAGCCTGGTGTTCTGGACCCTGCTCGGCGGTTTGACGAGTATGGTATTCGCGCGTTTCGACCGCGGCGCGGACCAGCGCGGCTAA
- a CDS encoding CbtB-domain containing protein, which yields MSPSQLTNAQLANAQVTLPVAAGHVGRLSQALMAMMLGVFVVGVVGFSHIDVVHNAAHDVRHSNAFPCH from the coding sequence ATGAGCCCGTCGCAGCTCACGAACGCCCAGCTCGCCAACGCTCAGGTCACGCTTCCGGTTGCCGCCGGGCACGTGGGACGGCTGTCGCAGGCTCTGATGGCGATGATGCTCGGCGTGTTCGTCGTCGGGGTGGTCGGCTTCTCGCATATCGACGTCGTCCACAACGCTGCCCACGACGTGCGGCATTCGAACGCGTTCCCCTGCCACTAG
- a CDS encoding ATP-binding protein, with protein MGWPDKSSTQTEPRDGLIGAFLYWLGGFEIEDGLTAGLSERELRRIRARQIDAVTRAIPVTMAVTMLNVAIVLILFWGRGWNDFLAIWGLTLAATGSLAVRAWRRSHQNPPQEASRRAARQMLRQAFFLAAVWGTLPLALFSRLEPTSQLILACLMVGMMSGGAFTLSTFPRAGLVYLATMTVACAGALLLCGTGPYLMTAVFLLLFAFFMARNIVSQGNLFLGNLKARLELERQTEIISLLLKDFQENASDWLWQTDAEGHLVDVPERFADVAQLPLQLLKGSHFADVLDMLCPEDKAAAYNIVGLMEHAEPLHEMNVKVVAGGEARLWSLTAKPAHDRDGQFLGYRGFGRDVTERWRAEKAEAESRAKSDFLAVMSHEIRTPMNGVLGLASMLLETKLDPEQHEAVTSIRESGDNLQRILNDILDLSKLEAGRFAFEAIDFAPQTLVETVATVVRASAKSKGISLKIELDPNLPPALRGDVARIRQVLLNLASNAVKFTDQGEVTIKATCQARRDLLATVEWTVTDSGIGIAPEKLGQLFSDFAQADASISRRFGGTGLGLAISRRIIEQMGGTIGVTSTPGEGSTFRFTLVLPWSQAQTSDQNAGRDEADDLKARIATLERPLKILVAEDDAVNRMVVSKMLGAFDVELRVVTDGVEAVAATSEGDYDIVLMDVRMPEMDGLAATRAIRAEGGRFATLPIIALTANAFPEDVRICREVGMTDFLAKPLRKPALATALLRALDGHVMTEDAPLQPALMPVEVEWTDEERQLTGA; from the coding sequence ATGGGATGGCCGGACAAATCCTCGACACAGACTGAGCCGCGTGACGGCCTGATCGGCGCGTTCCTGTATTGGCTCGGCGGCTTCGAGATCGAGGATGGCCTGACCGCCGGTCTCAGCGAGCGCGAGCTGCGCCGCATTCGCGCCAGGCAGATCGACGCGGTGACGCGGGCCATCCCCGTGACGATGGCCGTCACCATGCTCAACGTCGCCATCGTGCTGATCCTGTTCTGGGGTAGAGGCTGGAACGACTTCCTCGCGATCTGGGGCCTGACGCTTGCCGCCACCGGCTCGCTCGCGGTTCGTGCGTGGCGCCGGTCGCATCAGAACCCGCCGCAGGAAGCGTCACGCCGCGCCGCGCGGCAGATGCTGCGGCAGGCATTTTTCCTCGCCGCGGTCTGGGGCACGCTGCCGCTCGCTTTGTTCAGCCGCCTCGAGCCGACCAGCCAGCTCATCCTGGCCTGCCTGATGGTCGGCATGATGTCGGGCGGCGCTTTCACGCTGTCGACCTTCCCGCGCGCAGGTCTCGTCTATCTCGCCACCATGACGGTTGCCTGCGCCGGCGCGCTGTTGCTGTGCGGCACCGGGCCGTACCTGATGACGGCGGTATTCCTGCTGCTGTTCGCGTTCTTCATGGCGCGCAACATCGTCTCGCAAGGCAATCTGTTCCTGGGCAATCTCAAGGCCCGGCTCGAGCTGGAACGCCAGACCGAGATCATTTCGCTGCTGCTGAAGGATTTCCAGGAGAACGCCAGCGACTGGCTGTGGCAGACCGACGCTGAAGGGCATCTGGTCGACGTTCCCGAACGCTTCGCCGACGTCGCGCAGCTGCCGCTTCAACTGCTGAAGGGATCGCATTTCGCCGACGTGCTCGACATGCTCTGTCCCGAGGACAAGGCGGCCGCCTACAATATCGTCGGCCTGATGGAGCATGCCGAGCCGCTGCACGAGATGAACGTCAAGGTCGTCGCCGGCGGCGAGGCGCGGCTGTGGTCGCTGACCGCGAAGCCAGCCCATGACCGCGATGGCCAGTTTCTCGGCTATCGCGGCTTCGGCCGCGACGTCACCGAGCGCTGGCGCGCGGAAAAGGCCGAGGCCGAGAGCCGCGCGAAGTCGGACTTTTTGGCGGTGATGAGCCACGAGATCCGCACGCCCATGAACGGCGTGCTTGGGCTCGCCAGCATGCTGCTCGAAACCAAGCTCGATCCAGAGCAGCACGAGGCCGTCACCTCGATTCGCGAATCCGGCGACAACCTCCAGCGCATCCTCAACGACATCCTCGATCTGTCCAAGCTCGAGGCCGGCCGCTTCGCGTTCGAGGCGATCGATTTTGCGCCGCAAACCCTGGTCGAGACGGTCGCGACCGTCGTGCGCGCGAGCGCCAAGAGCAAGGGTATCAGCCTCAAGATCGAGCTCGATCCGAACCTGCCGCCCGCGCTACGCGGCGATGTCGCGCGCATCCGGCAGGTGCTGCTCAACCTCGCCTCCAACGCCGTGAAGTTCACCGACCAAGGCGAGGTGACGATCAAGGCGACCTGCCAGGCGCGCCGCGACCTGCTCGCAACCGTCGAATGGACCGTGACCGACAGCGGCATCGGCATCGCGCCCGAGAAGCTCGGGCAGCTGTTCTCGGACTTCGCCCAAGCCGACGCCTCGATCAGCCGTCGCTTCGGCGGCACTGGCCTTGGGCTTGCGATCTCCCGGCGCATCATCGAGCAGATGGGCGGCACCATCGGCGTCACCTCGACACCGGGCGAGGGGTCGACCTTCCGCTTCACGCTGGTGCTGCCGTGGAGCCAGGCGCAAACGTCTGATCAGAATGCAGGCCGCGACGAAGCCGACGACCTCAAGGCCCGCATTGCCACCCTCGAACGGCCGTTGAAGATACTGGTCGCGGAGGACGATGCGGTCAACCGCATGGTCGTGAGCAAGATGCTCGGTGCCTTCGACGTCGAGCTGCGGGTCGTCACCGACGGCGTCGAGGCCGTCGCTGCCACCTCCGAAGGCGATTATGACATCGTGCTGATGGACGTGCGCATGCCCGAGATGGATGGCCTTGCGGCCACCCGCGCGATCCGCGCGGAAGGTGGACGCTTCGCAACCTTGCCGATCATCGCCCTGACCGCGAACGCCTTCCCCGAAGACGTCAGGATCTGCCGCGAGGTCGGCATGACCGACTTTCTGGCCAAGCCGCTACGCAAACCGGCGCTGGCCACAGCGTTGCTGCGCGCGCTGGACGGACACGTGATGACGGAAGACGCGCCGCTCCAGCCGGCGTTGATGCCAGTCGAGGTGGAGTGGACGGACGAGGAAAGGCAGTTGACGGGCGCGTAG
- the ilvD gene encoding dihydroxy-acid dehydratase, which translates to MDAKTNIKQRLPSRHVTEGPARAPHRSYFYAMGLTTEQIHQPFVGVASCWNEAAPCNISLMRQAQAVKKGVASAGGTPREFCTITVTDGIAMGHDGMRSSLPSRECIADSVELTVRGHAYDALVGLAGCDKSLPGMMMAMVRLNVPSIFIYGGSILPGNFRGQQVTVQDMFEAVGKHSVGAMSDEDLDEIERVACPSAGACGAQFTANTMATVSEAIGLALPYSAGAPAPYEIRDAFCMTAGEKVMDLIASNLRPRDIVTRKALENAAAVVAASGGSTNAALHLPAIAHEAGIKFDLFDVAEIFKKTPYVADLKPGGRYVAKDMFEVGGIPLLMKTLLDNGFLHGDCITVTGRTIAENLKSVKWNPHQDVVHPADKPITVTGGVVGLKGNLAPEGAIVKVAGMSNLRFTGPARCFDREEDAFEAVQNRTYREGEVIVIRYEGPKGGPGMREMLQTTAALTGQGMGGKIALITDGRFSGATRGFCIGHVGPEAAIGGPIALLQDGDIIEIDAVAGILNVKLSDAELAQRKTKWSARATNHTTGALWKYAQQVGPAVDGAVTHPGGAHEKQCYADI; encoded by the coding sequence ATGGACGCCAAGACCAACATCAAGCAGAGGCTGCCGAGCCGTCACGTGACGGAAGGCCCTGCGCGCGCGCCCCATCGCTCCTATTTCTACGCCATGGGTCTGACCACCGAGCAGATCCACCAGCCCTTCGTCGGCGTCGCCTCCTGCTGGAACGAGGCCGCGCCCTGCAACATCTCGCTGATGCGCCAGGCGCAGGCGGTGAAGAAGGGCGTCGCGTCGGCCGGCGGCACGCCCCGCGAGTTCTGCACCATCACCGTCACCGACGGCATCGCCATGGGCCATGACGGCATGCGCTCGTCACTGCCGTCGCGCGAATGCATCGCCGATTCCGTCGAGCTGACCGTACGCGGCCATGCCTACGACGCCCTCGTCGGGCTCGCCGGCTGCGACAAGTCGCTGCCGGGCATGATGATGGCGATGGTCCGCCTCAACGTGCCCTCGATCTTCATTTACGGCGGCTCAATCCTGCCCGGCAATTTCCGCGGCCAGCAGGTCACCGTGCAGGACATGTTCGAGGCCGTCGGCAAGCACTCGGTCGGCGCCATGTCGGATGAGGATCTCGACGAGATCGAGCGCGTGGCATGTCCGTCGGCGGGCGCGTGCGGCGCACAGTTCACCGCCAACACCATGGCGACCGTCTCGGAAGCCATCGGGCTCGCGCTGCCTTACTCGGCCGGTGCTCCGGCACCGTATGAAATCCGTGACGCCTTCTGCATGACCGCGGGCGAGAAGGTGATGGACCTGATTGCGTCCAATCTCCGGCCGCGCGACATCGTCACCCGCAAGGCGCTGGAGAATGCGGCCGCCGTGGTCGCCGCCTCCGGCGGCTCGACCAATGCTGCACTGCATTTGCCCGCGATCGCGCATGAGGCCGGCATCAAGTTCGACCTGTTCGACGTCGCCGAAATCTTCAAAAAGACACCGTATGTCGCGGATTTGAAGCCGGGTGGCCGTTATGTCGCCAAAGACATGTTTGAAGTAGGTGGCATACCGCTTCTGATGAAGACGCTGCTCGACAATGGATTTCTCCACGGCGACTGCATTACGGTCACCGGTCGAACGATCGCCGAAAACCTCAAGAGCGTGAAGTGGAATCCGCACCAGGACGTGGTGCACCCGGCAGACAAGCCCATCACCGTCACCGGCGGTGTGGTTGGTCTGAAGGGCAATTTGGCGCCAGAAGGTGCGATCGTGAAAGTCGCGGGAATGTCCAATCTGAGGTTCACCGGTCCGGCGCGCTGCTTCGACCGGGAAGAGGACGCCTTCGAGGCCGTCCAGAACCGCACCTACCGCGAAGGCGAAGTCATCGTGATCCGCTACGAGGGCCCCAAGGGTGGACCCGGCATGCGGGAAATGCTTCAGACCACTGCGGCGCTGACCGGGCAGGGCATGGGCGGCAAGATCGCGCTCATCACCGACGGCCGCTTCTCCGGCGCCACCCGCGGCTTCTGCATCGGCCATGTCGGGCCTGAGGCCGCCATCGGCGGCCCGATCGCACTGTTGCAGGACGGCGACATCATCGAGATCGACGCCGTTGCCGGAATCCTTAACGTAAAATTGAGCGACGCCGAGCTCGCGCAACGCAAGACCAAGTGGAGCGCTCGCGCGACTAACCACACGACGGGCGCGCTCTGGAAATATGCTCAGCAGGTTGGGCCGGCGGTCGATGGGGCAGTGACCCATCCGGGTGGCGCGCACGAGAAACAGTGTTATGCGGATATCTAG
- a CDS encoding sulfite exporter TauE/SafE family protein, translated as MTDLSHLLQQSSAHAWLFVPSAILLGALHGLEPGHSKTMMAAFIIAVRGTVLQAALLGLSAAISHTAVVWAIALAGLYFGRELSGERSEAYLQLASAAIIIGVAAWMVWRTWREQNHEHDHDHHDEPQSVSLAGSSLLLEVFEDGVPPRWRIRSANGALPAAGDIKVTTLREDGSEQTFAFASRDDYLESVEEIPEPHAFKARVTLGAAAAELLFEEHDHGHMNLGDEDDAHARAHAADIRKRFAGGNVTTAQIVLFGLTGGLIPCPAAITVLLLCIQLKQFSLGFVLVLSFGIGLAITMVSAGVLAALSLRHVERHWGGFSRYAHRAPYVSAALIVFVGLYTGWIGLHELMS; from the coding sequence ATGACCGACCTGTCTCATCTGCTCCAACAGAGCAGCGCGCACGCATGGCTGTTCGTGCCAAGCGCGATCCTGCTCGGCGCCCTGCATGGTCTCGAGCCCGGCCATTCCAAGACCATGATGGCCGCCTTCATCATCGCGGTGAGAGGAACGGTGCTTCAGGCCGCGCTGCTCGGTCTGTCGGCGGCCATCTCCCATACCGCGGTGGTCTGGGCGATCGCGCTCGCGGGACTTTATTTCGGCCGGGAATTGTCCGGCGAACGCAGCGAGGCCTACCTGCAACTGGCGTCCGCCGCCATCATCATCGGCGTTGCCGCCTGGATGGTCTGGCGCACGTGGCGAGAGCAGAACCACGAGCACGACCACGACCATCACGACGAACCGCAATCCGTCTCGCTAGCCGGGTCGTCCCTGCTGCTGGAGGTTTTTGAAGACGGCGTGCCGCCGCGCTGGCGGATCCGGAGCGCGAACGGCGCGCTTCCCGCTGCCGGCGACATCAAGGTGACCACGCTTCGCGAAGACGGTTCGGAGCAGACCTTCGCGTTCGCCTCCCGGGACGATTACCTCGAAAGCGTCGAGGAAATTCCCGAGCCGCATGCATTCAAGGCGCGCGTGACCCTGGGCGCCGCCGCCGCAGAGCTCCTCTTCGAAGAGCACGATCACGGCCACATGAATCTCGGCGACGAGGACGATGCGCACGCCCGCGCCCATGCCGCGGACATCCGCAAGCGCTTTGCGGGAGGCAACGTCACCACCGCACAGATCGTCCTGTTCGGCCTCACCGGTGGACTGATCCCCTGCCCCGCCGCGATCACCGTGCTGCTGCTTTGCATTCAGCTGAAGCAGTTCAGCCTTGGCTTCGTCCTGGTGCTGTCCTTCGGCATCGGGCTCGCTATCACGATGGTGTCGGCAGGCGTGCTGGCGGCGCTCAGCCTGCGGCACGTCGAACGACATTGGGGCGGCTTCAGCCGCTACGCTCACCGTGCGCCCTACGTATCGGCGGCCCTGATCGTCTTCGTCGGCCTCTACACCGGCTGGATCGGCCTGCACGAACTGATGTCATGA
- a CDS encoding metal/formaldehyde-sensitive transcriptional repressor, with protein sequence MSHTIKHKSKLIGRVRRMKGQLEAVERALESEIGCADVLMLVASVKGAISGLTTELLEDHIRHHVVDPAHEKDPEKARGAADLIDVVRTYLK encoded by the coding sequence ATGTCGCACACCATCAAGCACAAGTCGAAGCTCATCGGCCGCGTCCGTCGCATGAAGGGGCAGCTCGAGGCGGTCGAACGCGCGCTCGAGTCGGAGATCGGTTGCGCCGATGTCCTGATGCTGGTGGCTTCGGTGAAAGGCGCGATCAGCGGCCTCACCACCGAACTGCTCGAGGACCACATCCGCCACCATGTCGTGGATCCCGCGCACGAGAAGGATCCGGAGAAGGCCAGGGGCGCGGCCGACCTCATCGACGTCGTCCGAACCTATTTGAAGTGA
- a CDS encoding MerR family transcriptional regulator, whose product MRIGVLAKAAGVSVPTIRYYESIGLLTPPARQGGQRIYGGEDVNALRLIRHCRDLDFSIDETRNILASVHRRLPCSDTKAFAEQHLASIRKKIAELRALETTVAALVSGCETTCCGSAAPDCVILQPGEINCGS is encoded by the coding sequence ATGAGAATTGGTGTCCTCGCCAAAGCCGCCGGAGTCTCGGTCCCGACCATCCGCTATTACGAGAGCATCGGCCTGCTCACGCCGCCGGCGCGCCAGGGCGGCCAGCGCATCTATGGCGGCGAAGACGTCAATGCACTCCGCCTGATCAGGCATTGCCGCGATCTCGACTTCTCGATTGACGAGACCCGCAACATCCTCGCATCGGTGCATCGGCGCTTGCCCTGTAGCGACACGAAGGCGTTTGCGGAGCAGCACCTCGCATCGATCAGGAAGAAGATCGCGGAGTTGCGCGCGCTTGAGACGACAGTAGCCGCGCTGGTGAGCGGCTGCGAGACAACCTGCTGCGGCAGCGCCGCGCCGGATTGCGTGATCCTGCAGCCAGGAGAGATCAATTGCGGATCATGA
- the xth gene encoding exodeoxyribonuclease III, with translation MPIRVATWNVNSVRQRIDLLLTWLRECQPDIVCLQEIKCVDEAFPRLEIEALGYNVITHGQKTFNGVALLSKLKFDETTSGLAGDDEDAHARFLEGVVTLKRGVLRIACLYLPNGNPVGTEKYPYKLKWMSRLLEYSKERLKTEEPLILAGDFNVIPHARDVHNPAAWTEDALFKPETRESFQSLLGLGLTDALRAVTDEPGLYTFWDYQAGAWQKNHGLRIDHLLLSPQASDRLANVGIDSYVRAWEKPSDHVPVWVDLDLEAA, from the coding sequence ATGCCCATCAGAGTTGCCACCTGGAACGTAAACTCGGTCCGGCAGCGGATTGATCTTCTCCTGACATGGCTCAGGGAGTGCCAGCCGGACATCGTCTGCCTCCAGGAGATCAAATGTGTCGACGAGGCCTTTCCGCGGCTGGAGATCGAGGCGCTGGGCTACAACGTCATCACCCACGGGCAGAAGACGTTCAACGGCGTCGCCCTGCTCTCGAAGCTCAAATTCGACGAGACCACATCGGGGCTCGCCGGCGATGACGAGGACGCCCATGCCCGCTTCCTCGAGGGCGTGGTGACGCTCAAGCGCGGGGTGCTGCGCATCGCCTGCCTCTATCTGCCCAATGGCAATCCCGTCGGGACGGAGAAATATCCCTATAAGCTCAAATGGATGTCGCGACTTCTCGAGTATTCGAAGGAGCGCCTCAAGACCGAAGAGCCGCTGATCCTCGCAGGCGACTTCAACGTCATTCCGCATGCCCGCGACGTCCACAATCCAGCCGCCTGGACCGAGGACGCCCTGTTCAAACCGGAGACACGGGAGAGTTTTCAGTCCCTGCTCGGCCTCGGCCTGACCGATGCCTTGCGGGCCGTCACCGACGAGCCCGGGCTCTACACCTTCTGGGACTACCAGGCCGGGGCCTGGCAGAAGAATCATGGGCTGCGCATCGACCATCTGCTGCTGTCGCCGCAGGCCAGCGACCGGCTCGCCAATGTCGGCATCGACAGCTATGTGCGGGCCTGGGAGAAGCCGTCGGACCACGTGCCGGTGTGGGTGGATCTGGATCTCGAGGCGGCGTGA